The DNA segment GGGACCTGTTGCCGCCCACCACCGCCTCCCGCGTGGTGACGGTGAGCAGCGCCGGCCACCGCATGGGCGGCCCCATCGACCTCGACGACCTCGACTGGGGCAAGCGCCCGTACAACAGGACCGCCGCGTACGGACACTCCAAGCTGGCCAACCTGCTGTTCACCTACGAACTCCAGCGCAGGCTGCCGGGCACCGGCCCCCTCGCGGTCGCGGCCCACCCCGGCGGCGCCGACACCGCCGGCTCGAAGGCGGCGATGTCCCACTCCTCGCCGCTCACGCGCACGGCGTTCGCCGCCATCCGGCCGCTGCTCCTGCAATCCCCCGCGATGGGCGCCCTCCCCGTCCTGCGCGCGGCGACCGACCCCCGGGTGCGGGGAGGCGAGTACTACGGACCGCGCGGATTCCAGCAGAGCAAGGGGTATCCCGCGGTCGTCCGCTCCAGCCCGCAATCCCACGACGCGGCCCTCCAGCGGCGCCTGTGGGCCCTCTCCGAGGAGACGGGGATCACCTTCGCGGCGTGACGTTCTGCTTCCGGACCTGCGGATGGCGTCTTCTCTCGGCCCTACGGACGGCGCCTGCTCCCCGCCCTACGGACGGCGTCTGCTCTCGGCCCTACGAATGACGACTGCCTCCGGCCCCGCGGCCCGCCCCCCTACGCCCCCGCCATGTCCACGAACCGTGAATAGTGGCCCTGGAAGGCCACGGTGATGGTGGCCGTGGGGCCGTTGCGGTGCTTGGCGACGATCAGGTCCGCCTCGCCCGCGCGCGGGGACTCCTTCTCGTAGGCGTCCTCGCGGTGCAGCAGGATGACCATGTCCGCGTCCTGCTCGATGCTGTTGTGGGCGAGGATGCCGTCCGCGACGAAGTTGTGCGTGCCCTTGACCGTGGCGTCGAAGACCGGCTGCTCGCCGAGCGGTTCGATGGCGACGACGGGATCCCAGAAGACGTCGGGCTGGTCGTCGGGCGCGCCCGGCTCGTCGCGCGCATCCAGCACGCCGGGTGCACCCAGTTCGTCGGGCGCGCCTGAGGCACCGTCGGCCCTGCGGGAGCCCTCGTTCCCGGACCCGGCCGACCCGAAGACCCCAGCCGGCCCACCCGGCGCACCCTCCGCGCCGATCACCCGCCGGAAGGTACGCACTCCGTCCTCGCCGGACACCACCACGCGGTGCGCGGTACCGGCGGCGCCCGGCCCCGATGCCGCCTCCGCCTCTGCCCCTGCCTCCGCCCCCGCCTCGATCCTCGCCATGATCCCGAACCGGGACAGCAGCGCCGCCACGCCGTCGGCCAGCTCCCGGCTCGACGCGGCGTAGGAGACGGCCGCCTCCGAGGATCCCCCGGCGTACGAGGGGCCCGCGCCCGCCCGGGGAGCGCGGACACCGCCGCCCGTCCACAGGCGCCGCAGGAAGACCGCCACTTCGCCGTCGGCGGCGGCGTACATCTCCTCGGGCACCCGCGCCGCGCACTCCGGCGCCCGCACCCCGTACGCCGGACCCGCTACGCCCCCCACCCCGTCCGCCAGGGCCTCGATGCGGGCCGGCGACCAGTCGAGCCCCGTGCCCAGCGGCGCCGGAACCCGCCGCGGTACCGCGACCCTGCTGCCCACCGCGAGCTCCCCCAGCGGCCGCCAGCCCTCTGGCGCCAGGAACGGATGGTTCGCCGTCGCCTTGACCTGCCGCCCCGAGGCCAGCCGCAACCGGAACACCGGCTTCGTACCGGACGAGAACACGGCGGTGACCGGTGCCCGCACCAGCCGCCCGTCCTCGTCGAGCGACCAGACGAGCACGCCCTCGTGGCCGTTCGCCATCAGCTCGGCGAAGGTGACCGGCGCGCCCGTGTCGGCGCGCAGCAGGGTCGTGTCGGCGGTCATGCAGCCCGACTCGCGCAGGTCGGACACCATCGGCTTCTTGTCCGTACGCTGCTCGGGACCGCGGTTGAGCTGCGAGAGGGCGATGACCGGCAGCTCCAGCTCCTTGGCCAGCAGCTTCAGGTTCCGCGACATGTCGGAGACCTCCTGCTGGCGGCTCTCCGCGCGCCGCGAGCCGCCGGACTGCATCAGCTGGAGGTAGTCGATGACGACCAGGCGCAGGTCGTTGCGCTGCTTCAGGCGGCGGCACTTCGCGCGGATCTCCATCATGGAGAGGTTCGGCGAGTCGTCGATGAACAGCGGGGCCGCCGTCACCTCGGGCATCCGCCGCGCCAGGCGCGTCCAGTCATCGTCCGTCATCGTGCCCGAGCGCATGTGGTGCAGCGCCACGCGCGCCTCGGCGGAGAGCAGCCGCATCGCGATCTCGTTGCGGCCCATCTCCAGCGAGAAGATGACGCTCGGCAGGTTGTTCTTGATGGAGGCGGCGCGGGCGAAGTCCAGCGCGAGCGTGCTGTTGTGCGTGGGCACCATCGCCTCGGTGGCCAGGTACATGTGTCCCGGTCCGTCCACCTGGACGCAGCGCACCGGAACGCTCTCGACCTCCTCGACGCCGACGACGAAACGCCGCGTCGCCCGGGGCGCCCCCGGACGCCTGCGCTCTTCGTGCGCCCGCCGCTTGTCCTCCTGCCGGAAGACGTCGTCCGAGGTGGAGAAGGTGACGGTGTACGAGGCCGGTGCCCCGTCGGAGCGGCGCCCGCCCCGCCCGGCCGGCGGGCCGCAGCGGTGGCCGAGGCTCACGACCAGTTCGCGGAAGCCCTCCGCCAGGCCCGCGCTGGCGCTCGTGAACCGGACCGAGCCGCTCCCGGTGACCGTGCCACCGGTGTCCAGCAGCCCGGCCAGGAGCTCCCTTCGCTGCGCCGACGAACCCCGCAGGTACTGCTGGGGGATGGGACCCACGCCGGTGGGAGCCGTGCCGGTGGGACCCAGGCCGGTGGGATCCGCGCCCTTGGGACCCGTGCCCGCGGAACCCGTGCCGCTGAGACCCCCGCCAGCGGAACCCGCACCGGCGGAACCCGCCCCAGAGCCCCCCGCCGTATCGCCGCCGCCCACGCCCAGCCGCGCGCCCAGCGCATAAGGGGACTCCGGCAGGTCCGCGTCCGGCAGGGCCAGCGGGGAGGCGTTCTGCACGGAGTGGTTCAGGCGGTCGTCCGCGAGGTGCGTGCAGCGCAGGGTGGCGGCGATCTCCTTGGTCGTCCTGACCTGGGCGCGGGCCTCACTCCGGAGGCGGCCCTCCGCCCGCGCGGCGCGGCGGGACGTCCGGGTGTCGGTGAGCCACTGGTGATCCGCGTCGGCGATGACGGTCGTCCCGTCGTCGAACGTCATGCGGTAGCAGGGACGGCCGAGCATGACGTCGGTGGCGGCGACCACGCGCGTCGGTGTCCCGTCCGCGGCGATCAGGTGGTCTCCGACCTCCACCTCGCCCATCGTCGTCCAGCCCGTGGGGGTCGGCAGGGCCGTGTCCAGGGCCAGCGCCTTGCCCATCGCGGGCCGCGCCGCGATGACGATCATCTGCCCCGGGTGCAGGCCGTTCGTGAGGGAGTCGAAGTCGGTGAAGCCCGTCGGCACACCGGTCATCTCGCCGCTGCGCGAGCCGATCGCCTCGATCTCGTCGAGCGCGCCTTCCATGATGTCGCCGAGCGGAAGGTAGTCCTCGCTGGTGCGCTGCTCGGTGACGGCGTAGATCTCGGCCTGCGCGCCGTTGACGATCTCGTCGACGTCGCCGTCCGCGGCGTAGCCCATCTGGGTGATGCGGGTGCCGGCCTCGACCAGCCGGCGCAGGACCGCGCGTTCGCGGACGATCTCCGCGTAGTACTCGGCGTTGGCGGCGGTCGGGACCGTCTGCACCAGGCTGTGCAGGTAGGCGGCGCCGCCGACCCGGGTGATCTCACCGCGGCGGGTGAGCTCCGCGGCGACCGTGATGGGGTCGGCCGGCTCGCCCTTGGCGTAGAGGTCCAGGATCGCCTGGAAGACGGTCTCGTGGGCCGGGCGGTAGAAGTCGCGGCCCTTGAGGACCTCGACGACGTCCGCGATGGCGTCCTTGGAGAGCAGCATGCCGCCGAGGACGGACTGCTCCGCCTCCGGGTCCTGCGGCGGCACCCGTTCGAAGGACGTGCCGCCCTCCCAGCCGTCGCCCTCGCGACCGCGGTCGTGCTGGTCGTCGCGGCCGCGGCGGCTTCCGGTCGGCTGGTCGCCGTCCGGGCGGCGGCGGGAGGTCGGCAGACGATCGCCTGGTCCGCTGTCGGCCCACGGTTCGTCCAAAGGCTCGGAAAGGCTCACCGGGCCACCTCCTCGCGTCCGCCGTGCGGACCTAGCCGTGCCCCTTATTCCTACGGCACGGCACTGACAAAGTAAGAGGGCCCAGTTCCGGTTCCGCCGCGTCGCTGAGTGGGGGTCCGCGGTCCTCGAACGGGGGTGGGCGCCGCACTACGGTAGGCCGCCCCGCACCGTCAGCCAATCTGGTTATCCACAGGCACTGTGGATAACGGTCCACGGACTGTGGAGAACCCGCCAAAACCTGTGCACGACCCGGTGGACAGCACTGTGAACAAGCCTTCCCATGCCCCCGAACACATGCTCTGACCTGGTATTTCAGCGTCCACCGGCTGTGCAGAAGAAAAACTTCCCCGGTCGGCTCAAGATCACTTCGATGCCTTTACGACACTCCACCCGACCGAGTCAAGGTAATGGTCTCAATGGCGTTGCGTCACTTACCTGTGGAAGATTACATTGGTGCTTATGACACAGGCTCCCGCGGCGGCCGGCCGCACTCCGGAGAAGAGACACCGGCGGCACGACCGGGAGATCGTGACCCTCGCCCTCCCCGCTTTCGGCGCGCTCGTCGCCGAACCGCTCTTCGTCATGGCCGACAGCGCGATCGTGGGCCATCTGGGCACCAGCCAACTCGCCGGACTCGGCGTCGCCTCCGCTCTGCTCACCACCGCCGTCAGCGTCTTCGTCTTCCTGGCCTACGCCACGACCGCAGCCGTGGCGCGCCGCGTCGGCGCCGGCGATCTCCAGGCCGCCATCCGGCAGGGCATGGACGGCATCTGGCTCGCCCTCATCCTCGGCGCCGCCATCATCCTGATCGTGCTGCCCACGGCACCGGCACTCGTGGAGCTCTTCGGCGCCTCACCCACCGCGGCCCCCTATGCGGCGACCTACCTGCGGATCTCGGCCCTCGGCATCCCCGCCATGCTGATCGTGCTGGCCGCCACCGGTGTCCTGCGCGGTCTTCAGAACACCCGCACTCCGCTCTACGTCGCCATCGGGGGCTTCGTCGCCAACGGCGTCCTCAACGCCGGCCTGGTCTACGGCGCCGGTCTCGGCATCGCCGGTTCGGCCTGGGGCACGGTCATCGCCCAGTGCGCCATGGCGGCCGTCTACCTCACCGTCGTCATCCGCGGCGCCCGCCGGCACGGCGCCTCGCTCCGGCCCGACGCCGCGGGGATCCGGGCCAGCGCCGGAGCGGGCGCGCCCCTGCTGGTCCGTACGCTCTCGCTCCGGGCGATCCTGATGATCGCCACCGCGGTCGCGGCGCGGCTGGGAGACGCCGACATCGCCGCCCACCAGATCGTCCAGTCGCTCTGGAGCCTGCTGGCGTTCGCCCTCGACGCCATCGCCATCGCCGGGCAGGCGATCATCGGCCGCTACCTCGGCGCGGACGACGCCCAGGGCGCCCGCGACGCCTGCCGGAGGATGGTGCAGTGGGGGATCGCCACCGGTGTGGTCCTCGGCCTTCTGGTGGTGCTGACCCGGCCGCTGTTCCTGCCGCTCTTCACCTCGGACGCCACCGTCAAGGACACCGCCCTGCCGGCCCTGTTGATGGTCGCCCTCTCCCAGCCGATCTGCGGAATCGTCTTCGTCCTGGACGGCGTCCTGATGGGCGCCGGAGACGGCCCCTATCTGGCCTGGGCGATGCTGATCACCTTGGCGGTCTTCGCTCCCGCGGCACTGCTGGTCCCGGTGCTCGGCGGCGGGCTCACCGCCCTCTGGGGAGCCATGACGCTCATGATGGTGGTGCGCATGCTGACCCTCTGGCTCCGCTCCCGCTCCGGCCGCTGGATCATCACCGGCGCCACGCGCTGACATTCGGAGGGACGCGGGGGCACCTGACCCCGCAGCAGCTTTCCTGGTCCGGGCTTCCGTTGCTGCGCATGTTTCACGTGAAACACCAACAGCAGAAGCGCAACGGCAAAGGGGCCGCACCCGAAGGTGCGACCCCTGTCGCGTGCCCTGGTCGACCGCTCAAGCAGATGTCCTCGTACGAGCATCAACTCGTACGGGCATCAAGCGGCGACGCCGGCAGACGAGACGTCAGGCGGCGACGACCTCGATGGTGACCTGGGCGGCCACCTCGGGGTGCAGACGCACGGACGTCGCGTGGGCGCCCAGCGTCTTGATCGGCGCGCCCAGCTCCACACGGCGCTTGTCGACATCGGGCCCGCCCGCGGCCTTGATCGCCGAAGCGACATCGGCCGGCGTGACGGAGCCGAAGAGGCGCCCGGCGTCGCCGGAACGCACGGCCAGGCGGACCTTGACGCCCTCAAGCCGGGCCTTGATCTCGTTGGCCTGCTCGATGGTCGCAATCTCGTGGATCTTCCGAGCACGACGGATCTGCTCGACGTCCTTCTCGCCACCCTTGGTCCAGCGGATCGCGAACTTCCGCGGGATCAGGTAGTTGCGGGCATAGCCGTCCTTGACCTCGACGACATCGCCCGCGGCACCGAGGCCGGAGACCTCATGAGTCATGATGATCTTCATCAGTAGGTCACCCCTTCCTCAGCGCGCGGTGGAGGTGTAGGGCAGCAGCGCCATCTCACGGCTGTTCTTCACAGCCGTGGCGACGTCACGCTGGTGCTGCGTGCAGTTGCCGGTCACCCGGCGGGCACGGATCTTGCCGCGGTCGGAAATGAACTTCCGCAGCATGTTCGTGTCCTTGTAGTCCACGTACGTGACCTTGTCCTTGCAGAATGCGCAGACCTTTTTCTTTGGCTTGCGCACAGGCGGCTTCGCCATGGTGTTTCTCCTGTGTGATCAAGAAGTGTGGGGTACGGCCCCTCAGAAGGGGGGCTCGTCCGAGTAGCCGCCGCCGCTGGAGCCACCGCCCCAGCCGCCGCCACCGCCACCGCCGCCCTGGCCGCCACCGGCGGGCGCACCGGTCGCCCAGGGGTCGTCGGCAGGCGCGCCGCCGCCCCCCTGCTGGCCACCGCCGGAGCCTCCGCCCCAGCCGC comes from the Streptomyces sp. TS71-3 genome and includes:
- a CDS encoding oxidoreductase → MSRSHAGRWSAGDIPDQRGRTAVITGANTGIGFETAKALALRGATVALAVRDVEKGKRAAEEIRAAGPTAEIRVQHLDLGSLASVRAAAEELRSTHSQIDLLINNAGVMYTPHRTTADGFELQFGTNHLGHFALTGLLRDLLPPTTASRVVTVSSAGHRMGGPIDLDDLDWGKRPYNRTAAYGHSKLANLLFTYELQRRLPGTGPLAVAAHPGGADTAGSKAAMSHSSPLTRTAFAAIRPLLLQSPAMGALPVLRAATDPRVRGGEYYGPRGFQQSKGYPAVVRSSPQSHDAALQRRLWALSEETGITFAA
- the dnaB gene encoding replicative DNA helicase, producing MLLSKDAIADVVEVLKGRDFYRPAHETVFQAILDLYAKGEPADPITVAAELTRRGEITRVGGAAYLHSLVQTVPTAANAEYYAEIVRERAVLRRLVEAGTRITQMGYAADGDVDEIVNGAQAEIYAVTEQRTSEDYLPLGDIMEGALDEIEAIGSRSGEMTGVPTGFTDFDSLTNGLHPGQMIVIAARPAMGKALALDTALPTPTGWTTMGEVEVGDHLIAADGTPTRVVAATDVMLGRPCYRMTFDDGTTVIADADHQWLTDTRTSRRAARAEGRLRSEARAQVRTTKEIAATLRCTHLADDRLNHSVQNASPLALPDADLPESPYALGARLGVGGGDTAGGSGAGSAGAGSAGGGLSGTGSAGTGPKGADPTGLGPTGTAPTGVGPIPQQYLRGSSAQRRELLAGLLDTGGTVTGSGSVRFTSASAGLAEGFRELVVSLGHRCGPPAGRGGRRSDGAPASYTVTFSTSDDVFRQEDKRRAHEERRRPGAPRATRRFVVGVEEVESVPVRCVQVDGPGHMYLATEAMVPTHNSTLALDFARAASIKNNLPSVIFSLEMGRNEIAMRLLSAEARVALHHMRSGTMTDDDWTRLARRMPEVTAAPLFIDDSPNLSMMEIRAKCRRLKQRNDLRLVVIDYLQLMQSGGSRRAESRQQEVSDMSRNLKLLAKELELPVIALSQLNRGPEQRTDKKPMVSDLRESGCMTADTTLLRADTGAPVTFAELMANGHEGVLVWSLDEDGRLVRAPVTAVFSSGTKPVFRLRLASGRQVKATANHPFLAPEGWRPLGELAVGSRVAVPRRVPAPLGTGLDWSPARIEALADGVGGVAGPAYGVRAPECAARVPEEMYAAADGEVAVFLRRLWTGGGVRAPRAGAGPSYAGGSSEAAVSYAASSRELADGVAALLSRFGIMARIEAGAEAGAEAEAASGPGAAGTAHRVVVSGEDGVRTFRRVIGAEGAPGGPAGVFGSAGSGNEGSRRADGASGAPDELGAPGVLDARDEPGAPDDQPDVFWDPVVAIEPLGEQPVFDATVKGTHNFVADGILAHNSIEQDADMVILLHREDAYEKESPRAGEADLIVAKHRNGPTATITVAFQGHYSRFVDMAGA
- the rpsR gene encoding 30S ribosomal protein S18 yields the protein MAKPPVRKPKKKVCAFCKDKVTYVDYKDTNMLRKFISDRGKIRARRVTGNCTQHQRDVATAVKNSREMALLPYTSTAR
- a CDS encoding MATE family efflux transporter, with the translated sequence MTQAPAAAGRTPEKRHRRHDREIVTLALPAFGALVAEPLFVMADSAIVGHLGTSQLAGLGVASALLTTAVSVFVFLAYATTAAVARRVGAGDLQAAIRQGMDGIWLALILGAAIILIVLPTAPALVELFGASPTAAPYAATYLRISALGIPAMLIVLAATGVLRGLQNTRTPLYVAIGGFVANGVLNAGLVYGAGLGIAGSAWGTVIAQCAMAAVYLTVVIRGARRHGASLRPDAAGIRASAGAGAPLLVRTLSLRAILMIATAVAARLGDADIAAHQIVQSLWSLLAFALDAIAIAGQAIIGRYLGADDAQGARDACRRMVQWGIATGVVLGLLVVLTRPLFLPLFTSDATVKDTALPALLMVALSQPICGIVFVLDGVLMGAGDGPYLAWAMLITLAVFAPAALLVPVLGGGLTALWGAMTLMMVVRMLTLWLRSRSGRWIITGATR
- the rplI gene encoding 50S ribosomal protein L9, which codes for MKIIMTHEVSGLGAAGDVVEVKDGYARNYLIPRKFAIRWTKGGEKDVEQIRRARKIHEIATIEQANEIKARLEGVKVRLAVRSGDAGRLFGSVTPADVASAIKAAGGPDVDKRRVELGAPIKTLGAHATSVRLHPEVAAQVTIEVVAA